The Burkholderia ubonensis genome has a window encoding:
- a CDS encoding quinone oxidoreductase family protein: MKAAIVNGAGERPVHAEFESPHALPGHRLVDVTASALSRLAQARASGSHYSSTGGFPFVAGVDGTGRLDDGQRVYFFGPLAPFGAMAERTVVPDAQCVPLPDTLDDVTAAAIAIPGMSSWAALTERARVAAGETVLVNGATGASGRLAVRIAKHLGAAKVIATGRNAAVLAALQSAGADAVVSLQQDDAHLARALEPHFRAGVDVVLDYLWGASARALLVTAAKATPQGRPLRFVQIGSIGGAEVPLPGAVLRATAITLMGSGIGSIALPRLLDAARAVFDAVEPARLHIGVQAVPLAGVDRYWDDVNALVRPVFVMHRDA, encoded by the coding sequence ATGAAAGCAGCAATCGTCAACGGGGCGGGCGAGCGCCCCGTTCATGCCGAGTTCGAATCGCCGCACGCGTTGCCCGGCCACCGGCTGGTCGACGTGACCGCGTCCGCACTGAGCCGGCTCGCGCAGGCCCGCGCGTCCGGTTCGCACTATTCGTCGACGGGCGGCTTTCCGTTCGTCGCGGGCGTCGATGGCACGGGGCGCCTCGACGACGGGCAGCGCGTCTATTTCTTCGGCCCGCTCGCGCCGTTCGGCGCGATGGCCGAGCGCACGGTCGTGCCCGACGCGCAATGCGTGCCGCTGCCCGACACGCTCGACGACGTCACGGCCGCCGCGATCGCGATTCCGGGGATGTCGTCATGGGCCGCGCTGACCGAGCGGGCGCGCGTCGCGGCCGGGGAGACCGTGCTGGTCAACGGCGCGACCGGCGCGTCCGGGCGGCTGGCCGTGCGGATCGCAAAGCACCTGGGCGCGGCGAAGGTGATCGCCACCGGACGCAACGCGGCGGTGCTGGCGGCGTTGCAATCGGCGGGCGCGGACGCCGTGGTGTCGCTGCAGCAGGACGACGCGCATCTGGCGCGTGCGCTGGAGCCGCACTTCCGCGCGGGCGTCGACGTCGTGCTCGATTATCTGTGGGGCGCGAGCGCACGTGCGCTGCTGGTGACGGCGGCGAAGGCGACGCCGCAAGGCCGGCCGCTGCGCTTCGTGCAGATCGGCTCGATCGGCGGCGCGGAGGTGCCGCTGCCCGGCGCGGTGCTGCGCGCGACCGCGATCACGCTGATGGGCAGCGGGATCGGGAGCATTGCGCTGCCGCGCCTGCTGGACGCGGCGCGTGCGGTGTTCGACGCGGTCGAGCCGGCGCGCCTGCATATCGGCGTGCAAGCCGTCCCGCTGGCGGGTGTCGACCGGTATTGGGATGACGTGAACGCGCTCGTCCGTCCGGTGTTCGTGATGCATAGGGACGCGTGA
- a CDS encoding ABC transporter ATP-binding protein: MDKLIVDDLHLSYGANPILKGVSFELKAGEVVCLLGASGSGKTTLLRAVAGLEQPSGGRIQLDDRVFFDGAQRVDLPVEQRSLGLVFQSYALWPHRTVADNVGYGLKLRRVAPAEQKRRVQSALDQLGLGHLAERYPHQLSGGQQQRVAIARALVYNPPVILLDEPLSNLDAKLREEARAWLRELIVSLGLSALCVTHDQTEAMAMSDRILLLRNGRIEQEGTPAELYGAPRSLYTAEFMGSNNRIDARVAAVDGECVTLAGDGWQLRALARDTLAPGQDAQAVIRLERVQVADGPGANRLQADLVTSMYLGDRWEYLFHCGDLRLRAFGHVPRAAGKHWLEFPTNDCWAFAKAG; this comes from the coding sequence ATGGATAAGCTCATCGTCGACGATCTGCATCTGAGCTACGGCGCGAACCCGATCCTCAAGGGCGTGTCGTTCGAACTCAAGGCCGGCGAGGTCGTGTGCCTGCTCGGCGCGTCCGGCAGCGGCAAGACCACGCTGCTGCGCGCGGTCGCGGGCCTCGAGCAGCCGTCCGGCGGCCGCATCCAGCTCGACGACCGGGTGTTCTTCGACGGCGCGCAACGCGTCGACCTGCCGGTCGAGCAGCGCTCGCTCGGGCTCGTATTCCAGTCGTACGCGCTGTGGCCGCACCGCACCGTCGCCGACAACGTCGGCTACGGGCTGAAGCTGCGCCGCGTGGCGCCTGCCGAGCAGAAGCGCCGCGTGCAGAGCGCGCTCGACCAGCTCGGCCTCGGGCATCTCGCCGAGCGCTATCCGCACCAGCTTTCCGGCGGCCAGCAGCAGCGCGTCGCGATCGCGCGCGCGCTCGTCTACAACCCGCCCGTGATCCTGCTCGACGAGCCGCTGTCGAACCTCGACGCGAAGCTGCGCGAGGAAGCGCGCGCGTGGCTGCGCGAGCTGATCGTGTCGCTCGGGCTGTCGGCGCTCTGCGTGACGCACGACCAGACCGAGGCGATGGCGATGTCCGACCGCATCCTGCTGCTGCGCAACGGCCGCATCGAACAGGAAGGCACGCCGGCGGAGCTCTATGGTGCGCCGCGCTCGCTGTACACGGCCGAATTCATGGGCAGCAACAATCGGATCGACGCGCGCGTCGCGGCGGTCGACGGCGAATGCGTGACGCTCGCCGGCGACGGCTGGCAGCTGCGCGCGCTCGCCCGCGACACGCTCGCGCCCGGCCAGGATGCGCAGGCGGTGATCCGCCTCGAACGCGTGCAGGTCGCCGACGGCCCCGGCGCGAACCGGCTGCAGGCGGACCTCGTCACGTCGATGTATCTCGGCGACCGCTGGGAATACCTGTTCCACTGCGGCGACCTGCGGCTACGTGCGTTCGGCCACGTGCCGCGCGCGGCCGGCAAGCACTGGCTCGAATTCCCGACCAACGACTGCTGGGCGTTCGCGAAGGCCGGCTGA
- a CDS encoding porin yields MKSCAARSFRTVVLTGSAAAACVAAPAAHAQSSVTIYGIMDAGIEYTNHAAPDGGNSFRLKSGNKNTSRWGLRGVEDLGGGLKAVFRLESGIDLANGASDDGPDSIFARRATVGLKGKWGELTLGRNFTVTYDYMMPFDPMGYSQNYSWASSSMATGGRKDGIFSRSSNAVRYDGEFGGFKFGAMYGFGNVAGSVKTSSKYDFALGYEKGPFAAVVTFDRQNGAADSVTPADPVNYIQGIHAGLSYDFGNLKTMAGYRNYKRTFRTAAASQLSDMVWVGGSYQFTPAFSLIAAVYHQNIKGGTDADPTLVSVRANYALSKRTVLYASGGFAIAQHGQKVGVSRDVAGYGTTQVGATVGIQQRF; encoded by the coding sequence ATGAAGTCTTGCGCAGCACGTTCCTTTCGCACAGTAGTGCTAACCGGATCGGCCGCCGCCGCGTGCGTCGCGGCCCCCGCCGCTCACGCGCAGTCGTCGGTCACGATCTACGGGATCATGGACGCTGGCATCGAATACACGAACCACGCGGCACCGGACGGCGGCAATTCGTTCAGGTTGAAGTCGGGCAACAAGAACACGTCGCGCTGGGGCCTGCGCGGCGTCGAGGATCTCGGCGGCGGGCTGAAGGCCGTGTTCCGCCTCGAAAGCGGGATCGATCTCGCGAACGGCGCGTCCGACGACGGCCCCGACTCGATTTTCGCGCGCCGTGCGACGGTGGGCCTGAAAGGCAAATGGGGCGAGCTGACTCTCGGCCGCAACTTCACCGTCACGTACGACTATATGATGCCGTTCGACCCGATGGGTTACTCGCAAAACTATTCGTGGGCGTCATCGTCGATGGCGACCGGCGGACGCAAGGACGGCATCTTCTCGCGCTCGTCGAACGCGGTCCGCTACGACGGCGAATTCGGCGGCTTCAAGTTCGGCGCGATGTACGGGTTCGGCAACGTGGCCGGCAGCGTGAAGACCAGCTCGAAGTACGACTTCGCGCTCGGCTACGAGAAGGGGCCGTTTGCAGCGGTCGTCACGTTCGACCGACAGAACGGCGCAGCGGACAGCGTCACGCCGGCCGATCCCGTGAACTACATCCAGGGCATCCACGCGGGCCTGAGCTATGACTTCGGCAACCTGAAGACGATGGCCGGCTACCGCAATTACAAGCGCACGTTCCGCACCGCGGCGGCGAGCCAGTTGAGCGACATGGTCTGGGTCGGCGGGTCGTACCAGTTCACGCCGGCGTTCTCGCTGATCGCGGCCGTGTATCACCAGAACATCAAGGGCGGCACCGATGCCGATCCGACGCTGGTCTCGGTGCGGGCCAACTACGCGCTGTCCAAGCGCACGGTGCTGTACGCGTCCGGCGGCTTCGCGATCGCGCAGCACGGACAGAAGGTCGGCGTGTCGCGTGATGTCGCGGGGTATGGCACCACGCAGGTCGGAGCAACGGTGGGGATTCAGCAGCGGTTCTGA